A genomic window from Hyla sarda isolate aHylSar1 chromosome 8, aHylSar1.hap1, whole genome shotgun sequence includes:
- the CHST12 gene encoding carbohydrate sulfotransferase 12, whose amino-acid sequence MSRFKTVRRRMTKSRLFCLLVVLGSAFMVLFIIVYWDNVGTANFNLHTSFSKSQPTHLSVEHPSSEETTENNDVSDVDRFLDSFLNFGPTKNEVPSTKGDKLAQRGGSNSFEENIRGYDWSTRTKLEGFLDQELIQEERKLNLRNFCGNSSFNFPTKNRDFDDIPNKELDHLIVDDRHGIIYCYVPKVACTNWKRVMIVLSESLLDKKGVPYEDPLEIPREDVHNSSSHLTFNKFWRRYGKFSRHMMKIKLKKYTKFIFVRDPFVRLISAFRSKFELENEDFYKSFAIPILTRFSNWTNVPTSAGEAFSSGAKPSFSQFIQYLLDPRTEEQKPFNEHWRQVYRLCHPCQIDYDFIGKLETLDEDASQLLRQLNIDSLFQFPPSYRNRTASSWEEDWFSKIPLEWRQKLYSLYEPDFVLFGYPKPGKILNV is encoded by the coding sequence ATGAGCAGATTTAAGACAGTTCGGAGAAGAATGACCAAGTCACGTCTTTTCTGTTTGCTGGTGGTCCTTGGCTCTGCTTTCATGGTCCTTTTTATTATCGTTTATTGGGACAATGTTGGGACAGCAAATTTTAATCTCCATACATCCTTCTCAAAGTCTCAGCCAACCCATCTAAGTGTGGAGCACCCTTCCTCTGAGGAGACTACAGAAAACAATGATGTTTCGGACGTGGACAGGTTTTTAGATAGCTTTCTTAACTTTGGTCCAACAAAAAATGAGGTGCCAAGTACAAAGGGGGATAAATTGGCCCAACGAGGAGGATCAAATAGCTTTGAAGAAAACATAAGAGGCTATGACTGGTCCACCAGAACCAAACTGGAAGGCTTTTTAGATCAGGAATTAATTCAGGAGGAAAGGAAGCTTAATTTACGCAACTTCTGTGGTAATTCCAGTTTTAACTTTCCAACCAAGAACCGGGATTTTGATGACATTCCAAACAAGGAGCTAGATCACCTTATCGTGGACGATCGACACGGCATCATTTATTGCTATGTGCCTAAAGTGGCTTGTACAAATTGGAAACGAGTCATGATTGTGTTGAGTGAGAGTCTTTTAGATAAAAAAGGTGTCCCATATGAAGACCCTCTAGAGATACCCCGGGAGGATGTCCACAACTCAAGTAGTCATCTCACTTTTAACAAGTTCTGGAGGAGATATGGGAAGTTCTCTAGACACATGATGAAGATTAAATTAAAAAAGTACACCAAATTTATATTTGTCCGCGATCCATTTGTCCGTCTTATATCCGCCTTCCGCAGTAAGTTTGAGCTGGAGAATGAGGACTTTTATAAGAGTTTTGCTATACCCATATTAACTCGCTTCTCCAACTGGACTAATGTTCCTACATCTGCAGGAGAAGCGTTCTCTTCTGGAGCAAAGCCTTCATTTTCTCAGTTTATACAGTATCTTTTAGATCCTCGGACTGAAGAGCAGAAACCATTCAATGAACATTGGCGTCAGGTCTATCGTCTTTGCCACCCGTGTCAAATAGATTATGATTTTATAGGGAAGTTGGAGACCCTCGACGAGGACGCCTCTCAGCTTCTGAGACAATTAAATATAGATTCCCTCTTCCAGTTTCCTCCCAGTTATAGGAACAGGACTGCGAGTAGCTGGGAGGAAGACTGGTTTTCCAAGATTCCTCTAGAATGGAGGCAAAAACTCTACAGTTTATATGAGCCTGATTTTGTTCTTTTTGGATACCCTAAGCCcggtaagattttaaatgtgtga